The Halococcus agarilyticus genome includes a region encoding these proteins:
- the cofD gene encoding 2-phospho-L-lactate transferase — protein sequence MVTFLSGGTGTPKLLPGAESVFDPADTTVVCNTGDDVEIAGHLVCPDLDTVLFERGGVLDRERWWGIDGDSTETHDELRELSEKAGFDTGPRYLSDERQTEGRDLARWRRFSGVGEFMTIGDRDRAMHLLRTSLLDEGHTLTETTERLADAFSLDVSLLPMSDDPVATIIHTPEGTMHFQEFWVAHGGEPTIEDVEFRGADGEKHGSRNGGAAPTAAVRDALAEPVVIGPSNPVTSLGPLLALDGVPDALAETTVVAVSPFVGEELFSGPAAKLMDAVGVKPSTAGVAESYPFADAFVIDDADSTNLGRPTVTTDITIDDTEDSTRVARAVEEALELGREAA from the coding sequence ATGGTGACGTTTCTCTCCGGGGGCACAGGGACACCGAAACTGCTCCCCGGAGCCGAGTCGGTCTTCGATCCCGCCGATACCACGGTCGTCTGCAACACCGGCGACGATGTCGAGATCGCCGGCCATCTCGTCTGTCCCGACCTCGATACCGTCCTGTTCGAGCGCGGCGGCGTCCTCGATCGCGAGCGGTGGTGGGGGATCGACGGCGACAGTACGGAAACTCACGACGAGCTCCGCGAACTCTCCGAGAAAGCAGGGTTCGACACCGGCCCGCGCTATCTCTCCGACGAGCGCCAGACCGAAGGACGCGATCTCGCGCGCTGGCGACGCTTTTCGGGCGTGGGTGAGTTCATGACCATCGGCGATCGTGACAGAGCCATGCACCTCCTCCGGACGAGCCTGCTCGATGAAGGTCACACGCTCACCGAAACAACCGAACGGCTCGCCGACGCGTTCTCACTCGACGTCTCGCTGCTGCCGATGAGCGACGACCCGGTGGCGACGATCATCCACACTCCCGAGGGGACGATGCACTTCCAAGAGTTCTGGGTCGCCCACGGCGGCGAACCGACGATCGAGGACGTCGAGTTTCGTGGGGCGGACGGAGAGAAACACGGCAGCCGGAACGGCGGTGCAGCCCCGACGGCCGCGGTGCGCGACGCGCTCGCCGAACCGGTGGTGATCGGCCCCTCGAACCCCGTGACGAGCCTCGGACCGTTGCTTGCGCTCGACGGCGTGCCCGACGCACTCGCCGAAACCACCGTGGTTGCGGTCTCGCCGTTCGTCGGCGAGGAGCTCTTCTCGGGACCGGCAGCGAAGCTGATGGACGCCGTCGGCGTCAAGCCGAGCACCGCCGGCGTCGCCGAGTCCTACCCGTTCGCCGACGCGTTCGTGATCGACGACGCCGATTCCACGAATCTCGGTCGGCCGACCGTAACGACCGACATCACGATCGACGACACCGAGGACTCGACCCGCGTCGCACGCGCTGTCGAGGAAGCTCTCGAACTCGGACGGGAGGCGGCCTGA
- a CDS encoding amidohydrolase family protein, with translation MNIEGTILRGRELEPIEGRVVIEDGEITAVEEATVDSANIVLPAFVNAHTHIGDSIAKEAGGGLSLDELVAPPDGLKHQLLRDASREELVAAMRRTIAFMRETGTGAFCEFREGDVEGVRAVEEALADADLDATVLGRGSIAAMEASDGYGASGARDDEFAREREATREADKLFGIHAGERDPHDIDPALDLDPDFLVHMVHAEPDHLDRVEREEYPIVICPRSNLVTGVGVPPVDALADHTTVALGTDNAMLDSPSMFREMEFTAKLTGSSAREVLRMATVNGAEILNLDCGIIEPGRAARVLVLDGDSNNLHGARDPVRAVVRRAGVGDVERVVLPESRTAER, from the coding sequence ATGAACATCGAGGGCACGATTCTCCGCGGGCGGGAACTCGAACCGATCGAGGGCCGGGTCGTGATCGAGGACGGCGAAATCACGGCTGTCGAGGAGGCCACGGTCGATTCCGCGAACATCGTCCTGCCGGCGTTCGTCAACGCCCACACCCACATCGGCGACTCGATCGCGAAAGAGGCCGGCGGCGGTCTCTCGCTCGACGAGCTCGTCGCGCCGCCCGACGGGCTGAAACACCAGTTGCTCCGGGATGCGAGCCGGGAGGAACTCGTCGCGGCCATGCGCCGGACGATCGCGTTCATGCGCGAGACCGGGACGGGCGCGTTCTGCGAGTTCCGCGAGGGCGACGTGGAGGGGGTGCGCGCGGTCGAGGAGGCACTCGCCGACGCCGATCTCGACGCGACGGTGCTCGGCCGCGGCTCGATCGCCGCGATGGAAGCGAGCGACGGCTACGGCGCGAGCGGCGCGCGCGACGACGAGTTCGCCCGCGAACGCGAGGCCACCCGCGAGGCGGACAAGCTGTTCGGAATCCACGCCGGCGAGCGCGATCCCCACGACATCGACCCCGCGCTCGACCTCGATCCCGATTTCCTGGTCCACATGGTCCACGCCGAACCCGACCACCTCGATCGTGTCGAACGCGAGGAATATCCAATAGTGATCTGCCCGCGCTCGAACCTCGTGACAGGAGTCGGCGTTCCGCCGGTCGACGCGCTCGCCGACCACACGACGGTCGCGCTCGGGACCGACAACGCGATGCTCGACAGCCCCTCGATGTTCCGCGAGATGGAGTTCACCGCAAAGCTCACAGGATCGTCGGCTCGCGAGGTGCTCCGGATGGCGACGGTCAACGGGGCCGAGATCCTGAATCTCGACTGTGGGATTATCGAACCGGGCCGCGCGGCGCGCGTGCTCGTGCTCGACGGCGACTCGAACAACCTCCACGGCGCGCGCGATCCTGTCCGCGCGGTCGTCCGTCGGGCGGGGGTCGGCGACGTCGAGCGCGTGGTGTTGCCGGAATCGAGGACGGCGGAACGTTGA
- a CDS encoding triphosphoribosyl-dephospho-CoA synthase, with amino-acid sequence MRTSAENAQLALLLEVTATPKPGNVDRAREYPDLRFEHFMAGAVGASQGLRMAAADDPVGASFERAIEGMADQRGGNTQFGALLLLMPLVRAAGNENGSSSGNGALTPERAAAVVEATTVDDAAAFYRAFEHVDVAVDDPPADMEALDVRRGADAVPAIEERGVTLYELFERSADRDGVAREWVSGFPRTFAAADRIAALDGPVSERAARVFLELLADEPDTHVVTKHGEPTAQEVSEDAQAALDGDLDPETLADDLVERSVNPGTTADLVAAGLFVALERGLDV; translated from the coding sequence ATGAGAACGTCGGCTGAGAACGCTCAGTTGGCGCTGTTGCTCGAAGTCACCGCGACGCCAAAGCCAGGCAACGTCGACCGCGCACGCGAGTACCCCGACCTTCGGTTCGAACACTTCATGGCCGGTGCGGTCGGCGCGAGCCAGGGCCTCCGAATGGCCGCAGCGGACGATCCCGTCGGAGCGTCGTTCGAGCGCGCGATCGAGGGCATGGCCGATCAGCGCGGCGGCAACACCCAGTTCGGCGCGCTGTTGTTGCTCATGCCACTGGTCCGAGCGGCAGGCAACGAAAACGGATCGTCGTCCGGCAACGGGGCGCTGACGCCGGAGCGCGCCGCAGCCGTCGTCGAAGCCACCACAGTCGACGACGCCGCCGCGTTCTACCGGGCGTTCGAGCACGTCGACGTCGCGGTCGACGACCCGCCGGCGGACATGGAGGCCCTCGACGTCCGGCGGGGAGCCGACGCCGTGCCGGCGATCGAGGAACGAGGAGTGACCCTGTACGAGCTGTTCGAACGGAGCGCCGACCGCGACGGCGTCGCCCGCGAGTGGGTGTCGGGATTCCCACGGACGTTCGCCGCGGCCGATCGCATCGCCGCACTCGATGGCCCGGTGTCGGAGCGCGCGGCACGGGTCTTCCTCGAACTCCTTGCGGACGAACCCGATACGCACGTCGTCACGAAACACGGCGAGCCCACTGCACAGGAGGTTTCGGAGGACGCACAGGCGGCGCTGGACGGCGACCTCGATCCCGAGACTCTCGCCGACGATCTCGTCGAGCGCAGCGTGAACCCGGGGACGACCGCCGATCTCGTCGCCGCCGGACTGTTCGTCGCACTCGAACGCGGGCTCGACGTATGA
- a CDS encoding universal stress protein, whose translation MYDRILVPTDGSPGADRVADHAAELAAIHDAELHAIYVVNTAGYAGLPADTAIEGLGTMLHDQGKAALDRAAERVGDVPFERVLVDGTPSAEIVEYAEGEECDLIVMGTHGRGGIDRLLLGSVAERVVRTSSVPVLTVRVDGEQTDESSTDGMTDEPASGS comes from the coding sequence ATGTACGATCGCATTCTCGTGCCGACCGACGGCTCTCCCGGAGCGGATCGCGTGGCCGATCACGCCGCCGAACTCGCGGCGATCCACGACGCCGAACTCCACGCGATCTACGTGGTCAACACCGCGGGCTACGCCGGGCTGCCGGCCGACACCGCGATCGAGGGCCTCGGGACGATGCTGCACGATCAGGGCAAGGCGGCGCTCGATCGGGCCGCCGAACGCGTCGGAGACGTCCCGTTCGAGCGCGTGCTCGTCGACGGCACGCCGAGTGCGGAGATCGTCGAGTACGCGGAAGGCGAGGAGTGTGACCTGATCGTGATGGGGACCCACGGCCGCGGCGGCATCGACCGTCTCCTCCTCGGAAGCGTCGCCGAGCGGGTCGTCCGCACCTCGTCGGTGCCCGTGCTCACGGTGCGAGTCGATGGAGAGCAAACGGACGAGTCCTCGACGGACGGGATGACCGACGAACCGGCGAGCGGATCGTAG
- a CDS encoding SDR family oxidoreductase, translated as MSDVAAPDLDGRTAFITGTTRGIGKAIALSLADRGCNVVSTGKTVDDDDADLDGTIHETAAECEARGVDSHAIQLDLRDAEAVAAAAAEAIDVFGEVDIVVNNASAIELASVESMPANRFDLMTAVNVRGTYLTSRAFVPHLREIGGGQILTNAPPVTMDRGSGKAAYAWSKLGMTFVTLSLAGELEGDGIAANAFWPVTAIDTRATRYFGMGTEDDWRSPAIVADTVLELLDRGTEYTGNAVYDEAILREAGVDDFAEYNLTEGDPAPLSARMFDPDYERPA; from the coding sequence ATGTCCGACGTGGCTGCCCCGGATCTCGACGGTCGCACGGCGTTCATCACCGGGACGACGCGCGGGATCGGCAAGGCGATCGCGCTCTCGCTCGCCGATCGTGGTTGCAACGTCGTCTCGACCGGAAAGACCGTCGACGATGACGACGCCGATCTCGACGGAACGATCCACGAAACTGCCGCCGAATGCGAGGCGCGCGGCGTCGATAGTCACGCCATCCAGCTCGACCTCCGCGACGCCGAGGCAGTCGCCGCGGCCGCCGCGGAGGCGATCGATGTCTTCGGCGAGGTCGACATCGTCGTCAACAACGCCAGCGCGATCGAACTCGCGAGCGTCGAGTCGATGCCCGCGAACCGCTTCGATCTCATGACCGCGGTCAACGTCCGTGGGACGTACCTCACTTCCCGCGCGTTCGTCCCGCACCTGCGCGAGATCGGTGGTGGACAGATTCTGACGAACGCGCCGCCGGTGACGATGGATCGCGGGTCGGGGAAGGCCGCCTACGCGTGGTCGAAGCTGGGGATGACGTTCGTCACGCTCTCGCTCGCCGGCGAGCTCGAAGGCGACGGGATCGCGGCCAACGCGTTCTGGCCGGTGACCGCGATCGACACCCGCGCGACGCGCTATTTCGGCATGGGCACCGAGGACGACTGGCGCTCGCCCGCCATCGTCGCGGACACGGTGCTCGAACTCCTCGATCGCGGCACCGAATACACCGGCAACGCGGTCTACGACGAGGCAATCCTCCGCGAGGCCGGCGTCGACGACTTCGCCGAGTACAACCTCACCGAGGGTGACCCGGCACCGTTGTCCGCGCGGATGTTCGACCCCGACTACGAACGGCCGGCGTAG
- a CDS encoding HD domain-containing protein, translated as MKTIKDSVHDHIEVAGVARELLDTPTVQRLRHVRQLGTVDLVYPSANHTRFEHSLGVYHLADRALSHLGIEGRQAERVRAAALLHDVGHGPYSHNLEALVHRRTGKFHDDVDELLSTGEVATILEAHDLDPDRIAGLVAGEGRLGQLVSGELDVDRMDYLIRDAHHTGVPYGTVDHGRLVRELRFVDGELALAEGNVQTAESLLLARALMNPTVYSHPVARIGKAMLRRATERLLDGNVTDGSGENGVGGDSIDAEALRRMDDHDLLVALRSHDRTAADAARLGRRDLYKRAVWAELRDTPDEIVDADHATVREHEREIADSAGVDSGDVILDVPARPSMTESSSRVVVGGEIRPLGRQSTLVEALNTTQRDQWRLGVYAPADITEQVGTAAVSVLGLDIDGTLVSDVRPGIHATLDEFSSE; from the coding sequence ATGAAGACGATCAAGGACAGCGTCCACGATCACATCGAGGTCGCGGGCGTCGCGCGGGAGCTCCTCGACACTCCAACTGTCCAGCGCCTCCGCCACGTCCGTCAGCTTGGCACTGTCGATCTCGTCTACCCTTCCGCCAACCACACCCGCTTCGAGCATAGTTTGGGAGTGTACCACCTCGCCGACCGCGCCCTCTCCCATCTCGGGATCGAGGGTCGCCAGGCCGAGCGCGTCCGGGCGGCCGCGCTGCTCCACGACGTCGGCCACGGCCCCTACAGCCACAATTTGGAGGCGCTCGTCCACCGCCGCACCGGGAAGTTCCACGACGACGTCGACGAACTCCTCTCGACCGGGGAGGTCGCCACGATCCTCGAAGCCCACGACCTCGATCCCGACCGGATCGCGGGCCTCGTCGCGGGCGAGGGCCGGCTCGGACAGTTGGTGTCGGGCGAACTCGACGTCGATCGGATGGACTACCTGATACGGGACGCTCACCACACCGGTGTTCCCTACGGCACTGTGGACCACGGCCGGCTCGTCCGCGAGCTCCGGTTCGTCGACGGCGAGCTCGCGCTCGCGGAGGGCAACGTCCAGACCGCGGAATCGCTGCTGCTCGCGCGGGCGCTGATGAACCCGACAGTGTACAGCCATCCCGTCGCCAGAATCGGCAAGGCGATGCTCCGGCGAGCGACCGAACGACTGCTCGACGGCAACGTGACCGATGGGAGCGGCGAGAACGGGGTCGGTGGCGACTCGATCGACGCCGAGGCACTCCGCCGGATGGACGACCACGACCTCCTCGTGGCGCTCCGGAGCCACGACCGGACCGCGGCGGACGCCGCACGACTCGGCCGGCGCGACCTCTACAAGCGCGCGGTCTGGGCCGAACTCCGCGATACGCCCGACGAGATCGTGGACGCCGATCACGCCACCGTCCGCGAGCACGAGCGCGAGATCGCCGACAGCGCCGGGGTCGATTCGGGCGACGTGATCCTCGACGTGCCCGCACGCCCGAGCATGACCGAGTCCTCCTCGCGCGTCGTGGTGGGTGGCGAGATCCGACCGCTCGGCCGCCAGTCGACGCTGGTCGAGGCGCTCAACACTACGCAGCGCGACCAGTGGCGGCTCGGCGTGTACGCGCCCGCTGACATCACCGAGCAGGTGGGGACGGCGGCCGTTTCGGTACTCGGCCTCGACATCGACGGCACGCTGGTCTCGGACGTGAGGCCGGGAATCCACGCGACGCTCGACGAGTTTTCGAGCGAGTGA
- a CDS encoding tRNA-dihydrouridine synthase yields the protein MFEPRLALASLSGESDAAWARAVEDHVGAAFLGGVALDEPSRRAARQLVARDRTEFLPDDPIAFVDSQLASLDDAPLRAGINVRSASRAPIRDVAGVCADHDALCEINAHCRQDELCAVGCGETLLRDAHRLCEYVETAAETGATVSVKIRAEVPGVSLPDTARWIDAAGADVIHVDAMDSEPVIADVASATDAFVIANNGVRDAATAREYLDHGADAVSVGRPSDRPTVLKRVRRATEEWFAEPENGTDRVEPGASG from the coding sequence ATGTTCGAACCGCGACTCGCACTCGCGAGCCTCAGCGGCGAGTCCGACGCGGCGTGGGCGCGGGCGGTCGAAGACCACGTCGGTGCGGCATTCCTCGGTGGTGTCGCGCTCGACGAACCCTCCCGGCGGGCGGCGCGTCAGCTCGTCGCCCGCGATCGCACCGAGTTCCTCCCCGACGACCCGATCGCGTTCGTCGATTCCCAACTCGCTTCCCTCGACGACGCGCCGCTCCGCGCGGGGATCAACGTCCGGAGCGCGTCGCGCGCGCCGATCCGCGATGTCGCGGGAGTCTGTGCCGACCACGATGCGCTCTGCGAGATCAACGCCCACTGCCGCCAGGACGAGCTGTGCGCGGTCGGCTGTGGCGAGACCCTCCTTCGAGATGCCCATCGGCTGTGCGAGTACGTCGAGACTGCCGCCGAGACGGGCGCGACGGTGAGCGTGAAGATCCGTGCCGAGGTGCCAGGCGTCTCGCTGCCCGATACGGCCCGCTGGATCGACGCCGCCGGGGCCGACGTGATCCACGTCGACGCGATGGACTCCGAACCGGTGATCGCCGACGTCGCGAGCGCGACCGACGCGTTCGTGATCGCCAACAACGGCGTCCGCGACGCCGCGACAGCCCGCGAGTACCTCGATCACGGGGCCGACGCCGTGAGCGTGGGGCGGCCGAGCGACCGGCCGACGGTGCTGAAACGCGTTCGGCGGGCGACCGAGGAGTGGTTCGCAGAGCCGGAAAACGGGACTGACCGAGTCGAGCCGGGTGCGAGCGGATGA
- a CDS encoding acetyl-CoA carboxylase biotin carboxylase subunit, whose translation MFEKVLVANRGEIAVRVMRACGELGVDTVAVYSEADSDAGHVRYADEAYNVGPARAADSYLDGEAIVDAGERAGADAVHPGYGFLAENADFAARVEDSEMTWVGPSSESMEQLGEKTSARKAMDAADVPIVPGTEDPVESADEIREFADEAGYPVAIKAEGGGGGRGLKVVEDESEVAEQFESAQREGEAYFDNASVFVEKFLESPRHIEVQIIADHHDNVRHIGERDCSLQRRQQKVIEEGPSPALTDELREQIQEAARRGADAADYYNAGTFEFLVEDNGRNEDGLLGADADFYFLEVNTRIQVEHTVSEELTGIDIVKQQIRVAADEELPFAQDDVELDGHAMEFRINAENAANEFAPATGTLATYDPPGGIGIRIDDALRQGDAIGGDYDSMIAKLIVWGTDREECLARSRRALAEFEIEGLTTVIPFHRLMLDDEAFVAGEHTTNYLDEELDPERIDAAQERWGPEDSSADADDEEVTKREFVVEVNGKRFEVDLEERGAPPIGAGGSGGGSASGTQQLDAAEPSDDGDGGGSASTAEGEQVTAEMQGTILNVNVEAGDEVAAGDVLCVLEAMKMENDVVASQGGTVAEVAASEGESVDMGDVLVVLN comes from the coding sequence ATGTTCGAGAAGGTTCTCGTCGCCAATCGAGGGGAGATCGCTGTCCGGGTAATGCGCGCGTGTGGGGAACTCGGCGTCGACACCGTGGCGGTCTACTCCGAGGCCGACTCGGACGCGGGACACGTCCGGTACGCCGACGAAGCCTACAACGTCGGGCCGGCGCGCGCCGCCGACTCGTATCTCGACGGTGAGGCGATCGTCGATGCCGGCGAACGCGCCGGTGCGGACGCGGTCCACCCGGGATACGGGTTCCTCGCCGAGAACGCCGACTTCGCCGCCCGAGTCGAGGACAGCGAGATGACGTGGGTCGGCCCCTCCAGCGAGTCGATGGAACAACTCGGCGAGAAGACCAGCGCGCGCAAGGCGATGGACGCCGCCGACGTCCCGATCGTCCCCGGGACCGAGGATCCCGTCGAGTCCGCCGACGAGATCCGGGAGTTCGCCGACGAGGCGGGCTACCCCGTCGCGATCAAGGCCGAGGGCGGCGGTGGCGGACGCGGGCTGAAGGTCGTCGAAGACGAGAGCGAGGTCGCAGAACAGTTCGAGAGCGCCCAGCGCGAGGGCGAGGCGTACTTCGACAACGCCTCGGTGTTCGTCGAGAAGTTCCTCGAATCCCCCCGGCACATCGAAGTCCAGATCATCGCCGACCACCACGACAACGTTCGCCATATCGGCGAGCGCGACTGCTCGCTCCAGCGCCGCCAACAGAAGGTCATCGAGGAAGGCCCGAGTCCCGCCCTCACCGACGAGCTTCGCGAGCAGATCCAAGAGGCTGCCCGCCGCGGAGCCGATGCTGCCGACTACTACAACGCCGGCACGTTCGAGTTCCTCGTCGAAGACAACGGCCGCAACGAGGACGGGCTGCTCGGCGCGGACGCCGATTTCTACTTCCTCGAAGTCAACACCCGGATCCAGGTCGAACACACCGTCTCCGAGGAGTTGACGGGGATCGACATCGTGAAACAGCAGATCCGGGTGGCCGCCGACGAGGAGCTCCCCTTCGCCCAGGACGACGTCGAACTCGACGGCCACGCGATGGAGTTCCGGATCAACGCCGAGAACGCCGCCAACGAGTTCGCGCCCGCGACCGGCACGCTCGCGACGTACGACCCGCCAGGCGGCATCGGGATCCGGATCGACGACGCGCTCCGTCAGGGCGACGCGATCGGCGGCGACTACGACTCGATGATCGCGAAGCTGATCGTGTGGGGCACGGACCGCGAGGAGTGTCTCGCGCGGAGCCGGCGCGCGCTCGCCGAGTTCGAGATCGAGGGGCTCACGACGGTGATCCCGTTCCACCGGCTGATGCTCGACGACGAGGCGTTCGTCGCGGGCGAGCACACCACGAACTACCTCGACGAGGAGCTCGACCCCGAGCGGATCGACGCCGCCCAGGAGAGATGGGGGCCGGAGGACTCGTCCGCGGACGCGGACGACGAGGAAGTCACCAAGCGCGAGTTCGTGGTCGAGGTCAACGGCAAGCGCTTCGAGGTCGACCTCGAAGAGCGCGGCGCGCCGCCGATCGGGGCCGGCGGTTCGGGTGGCGGGAGCGCGAGCGGCACCCAACAGCTCGATGCGGCCGAGCCGAGCGACGACGGCGACGGCGGCGGGAGCGCGAGCACCGCCGAGGGCGAGCAGGTCACCGCCGAGATGCAGGGCACGATTCTGAACGTGAACGTCGAGGCCGGCGACGAGGTTGCGGCGGGCGACGTGCTCTGCGTGCTCGAAGCGATGAAGATGGAAAACGACGTGGTCGCCTCCCAGGGTGGCACCGTCGCCGAGGTCGCCGCCAGCGAGGGCGAGTCGGTCGACATGGGCGACGTGCTCGTCGTTCTCAACTAG
- a CDS encoding biotin--[acetyl-CoA-carboxylase] ligase: MQETRREVLDAIADGPVSGPDLAEQLGVSRAAVWKHVEALREAGFGIESDDAGYRLDSVPAYGGEAIAFGLDAPFEIEYHEGLPSTNARARELAAEGATDIAVVADEQTGGRGRLDRGWVSPPGGIWLSVLCRPDLPPAHAPILTLAAAVAATETAREAGVDARIKWPNDLLVPGESGDENGDRKLAGILTEMEGEADRVSWVVIGIGINVSDDGLPTGATGLLAHTGSVDRRRFVQRLLERFDALRNDPERVIGAWREHALTIGQRVRVETPTDEIVGEAVDVEFPGSLVVETDDGRIRVHAGDCEHLRPA, translated from the coding sequence ATGCAGGAGACGCGCCGCGAAGTTCTCGACGCCATCGCCGACGGGCCAGTTTCGGGCCCCGACCTCGCCGAACAGTTGGGTGTCTCGCGCGCGGCGGTCTGGAAACACGTCGAGGCGCTCCGCGAGGCCGGCTTCGGGATCGAGAGCGATGATGCGGGCTACCGACTCGATAGCGTCCCCGCATACGGCGGCGAGGCGATCGCGTTCGGTCTCGACGCACCCTTCGAAATCGAGTACCACGAGGGGCTCCCGAGCACGAATGCTCGCGCACGCGAACTCGCCGCCGAGGGTGCGACCGACATCGCGGTGGTCGCCGACGAGCAGACCGGCGGTCGGGGGCGACTCGATCGGGGCTGGGTCTCACCACCGGGAGGGATCTGGCTCAGCGTGCTCTGCCGGCCCGACCTGCCGCCGGCCCACGCCCCGATCCTGACGCTCGCGGCGGCGGTCGCGGCGACCGAGACGGCCCGCGAGGCTGGCGTCGACGCCCGGATCAAGTGGCCGAACGATCTTCTCGTTCCCGGCGAGTCTGGCGACGAGAACGGGGACCGCAAGCTCGCGGGGATCCTCACCGAGATGGAGGGCGAGGCCGACCGTGTCTCGTGGGTTGTCATCGGCATCGGGATCAACGTCAGCGATGACGGGCTCCCCACGGGCGCGACCGGCCTGCTCGCCCACACCGGGAGCGTGGACCGCCGGCGGTTCGTCCAGCGCCTCCTCGAACGGTTCGATGCTCTCCGAAATGACCCCGAGCGAGTCATCGGGGCGTGGCGCGAGCACGCGCTCACGATCGGGCAGCGAGTACGGGTCGAGACGCCGACCGACGAGATCGTGGGCGAGGCCGTCGACGTCGAGTTCCCCGGCAGCCTGGTCGTCGAGACCGACGACGGACGGATCCGTGTTCACGCCGGCGACTGCGAGCACCTCCGACCGGCGTGA
- a CDS encoding class I SAM-dependent methyltransferase, translating into MSDMDPESFYDELAEGEWERLDRDPVTRMEFASTTAYLARDLPDPGRDRSGTDDPASSHVLDAGGAAGRYAVWLAERGHDVTLVDLSATQVELARENAAERGLADRVAAERGDVRALPFADDTFDAVCCLGGPLSHVVDADERAGAMAELRRVARTGAPVFVSVIGRLAVLRDIIKFNLDGSHGLLGPIAESGDYTADLVTEHGDGEGWAECHFFRAAEFEAELERAGFKVEQLVGLEGVATRMKHELSGTDEEVIEDVRDVVRTLREDPVVADVSEHILAVCRN; encoded by the coding sequence ATGAGCGACATGGACCCGGAGAGCTTCTACGACGAGCTCGCCGAGGGCGAGTGGGAGCGTCTCGACCGCGATCCCGTGACCCGCATGGAGTTCGCGAGCACGACGGCGTACCTGGCCCGCGACCTGCCCGACCCGGGTCGCGATCGATCAGGCACGGATGATCCCGCCAGCAGCCACGTGCTCGACGCGGGCGGTGCGGCGGGCCGGTACGCCGTCTGGCTCGCCGAGCGCGGCCACGACGTGACGCTCGTGGATCTCTCCGCCACGCAGGTCGAACTCGCTCGCGAGAACGCCGCCGAACGTGGTCTCGCCGACCGCGTTGCGGCCGAACGGGGCGACGTGCGCGCTCTCCCGTTCGCCGACGACACCTTCGATGCGGTGTGCTGTCTCGGCGGCCCGTTGAGCCACGTCGTCGACGCCGACGAGCGTGCGGGCGCGATGGCCGAGCTCCGACGGGTCGCCCGCACCGGCGCACCCGTTTTCGTCTCGGTCATCGGCCGTCTCGCCGTGCTCCGGGACATCATCAAGTTCAACCTCGACGGGAGTCACGGGTTGCTCGGCCCCATCGCGGAATCCGGCGATTACACCGCCGACCTCGTCACCGAGCACGGTGACGGCGAGGGATGGGCCGAGTGTCACTTCTTCCGCGCCGCCGAGTTCGAGGCCGAACTGGAACGGGCAGGCTTCAAGGTCGAGCAGTTGGTCGGCCTCGAAGGCGTCGCCACCCGGATGAAACACGAACTTTCGGGGACCGATGAGGAGGTGATCGAGGACGTTCGTGACGTCGTGCGGACGCTTCGAGAGGACCCGGTCGTCGCGGACGTGTCGGAGCACATCCTCGCGGTCTGTCGGAACTGA
- a CDS encoding DUF447 domain-containing protein — protein sequence MTEPTESDVEWPVALRGVTESVVATLGPNEKWNFAALGLHAGDPVTARTWGKTRTRRNFHEEGEGVVQFLADPAVFAESAFSIFERSSPTHPAADAWVRVTVERADGGESGGTSWAEWELTPVESGVEAERVPTTNRGYGAVIEATVAASRLDVDAYDTDELRDRLAYFESVVETCGGEREREAMALVRDRTAWDGSQDDTDE from the coding sequence ATGACCGAGCCGACCGAAAGCGATGTCGAGTGGCCCGTCGCGCTCCGTGGCGTGACCGAGTCGGTGGTGGCGACGCTCGGTCCCAACGAGAAGTGGAACTTCGCGGCGCTCGGCCTCCACGCCGGCGATCCCGTGACCGCTCGCACGTGGGGGAAAACGCGGACCAGGCGCAACTTCCATGAGGAGGGCGAAGGCGTCGTCCAGTTCCTCGCCGATCCGGCCGTGTTCGCGGAGAGCGCGTTCTCGATCTTCGAACGCTCTTCGCCTACCCATCCCGCAGCCGACGCGTGGGTGCGCGTCACGGTCGAGCGGGCCGATGGGGGCGAGTCAGGGGGAACGTCGTGGGCGGAGTGGGAACTCACGCCCGTCGAGTCGGGCGTCGAAGCCGAGCGCGTGCCGACCACCAACCGGGGCTACGGGGCGGTGATCGAAGCTACCGTCGCGGCCTCGCGGCTCGACGTCGACGCCTACGACACCGACGAACTCCGCGACCGGCTTGCCTACTTCGAAAGCGTGGTCGAGACCTGCGGCGGCGAGCGCGAGCGCGAGGCGATGGCGCTGGTTCGTGACCGCACAGCCTGGGACGGAAGCCAGGACGACACGGACGAGTGA